From a single Notolabrus celidotus isolate fNotCel1 chromosome 7, fNotCel1.pri, whole genome shotgun sequence genomic region:
- the rps19bp1 gene encoding active regulator of SIRT1 translates to MSASLIRRGLELLSEDIKDASKGKKTKKQQQQQTPSSASVMELVSTKRQGVTKQVKRLQGRLGPGKSKATVKDKRIKSAVDEFRKKQRKSQMSANLKYFMETSCKATDSDTLKILNHNTGRQSRNRPEPPAKKTKETESMFTEEEFQQFQKEYFGRTVEKK, encoded by the exons ATGTCTGCGTCGTTGATCAGAAGAGGACTGGAGCTGCTCAGTGAAGACATTAAAG ATGCCAGTAAAGGGAAAAAGacgaagaagcagcagcagcagcagactccCAGCTCGGCATCAGTCATGGAGCTGGTGAGCACCAAGCGACAGGGGGTCACCAAGCAGGTCAAACGGCTGCAGGGGCGCCTGGGACCCGGCAAGAGCAAAGCTACAGTCAAAGACAAGAGGATCAAGTCTGCAGTGG ATGAGTTCAGGAAGAAGCAGCGGAAAAGCCAGATGAGTGCTAACCTCAAGTACTTCATGGAAACCAGCTGCAAAGCGACAGACTCTGACACGTTGAAG ATCCTGAACCACAATACAGGAAGACAGTCCAGGAATCGCCCCGAGCCACCGGCCAAGAAAACCAAGGAGACAGAGTCTATGTTCACAGAGGAGGAGTTTCAGCAGTTCCAGAAGGAATACTTTGGTAGGACTGTGGAGAAGAAATAA
- the zgc:162544 gene encoding 3-mercaptopyruvate sulfurtransferase encodes MALQSRAVLTSKWLSESIKVQGKMRVLDTSWYLPKLRRNAKSEFKKRHIPGAAFFDIDQCCDKTSPLDHMLPSEKIFADYVGNLGIESDTHVVVYDASDFGAFSAPRVWWMFRVFGHSSVSLLNGGLKNWELEGRAVSDQYTRPAPTEFKASLNRSWIKTYEDMLDNLHTRKFQVVDARPAGRFKGLDPEPRDNTEPGHIPGSISIPFNSFLSPSSHFLPKDQLEALFARAGVDLSRPLCVLCGSAVTACHVALAAHECGHPGVSVYDGGWSEWYTRAVPENVISEGRGKHL; translated from the exons ATGGCGCTTCAGTCGAGAGCTGTGCTCACCTCCAAATGGCTCTCGGAGTCTATAAAGGTTCAGGGGAAAATGCGCGTCTTGGACACTTCTTGGTATTTGCCAAAATTGCGGCGCAACGCCAAAAGCGAGTTTAAGAAGAGGCACATTCCTGGCGCAGCTTTCTTTGACATTGACCAGTGTTGTGATAAAACCTCTCCCCTGGACCACATGCTGCCCTCCGAGAAGATTTTTGCAGACTACGTTGGGAACTTGGGGATAGAGAGCGACACGCACGTCGTGGTGTATGACGCCAGCGACTTCGGCGCGTTCTCTGCGCCCCGCGTGTGGTGGATGTTCCGGGTATTCGGGCACAGCTCGGTGTCGTTGCTCAACGGGGGGCTCAAGAACTGGGAACTAGAGGGTCGAGCTGTGAGTGACCAGTACACGAGACCAGCACCGACCGAGTTCAAAGCATCCTTAAACCGCTCCTGGATAAAGACCTATGAGGATATGCTGGACAACCTGCACACGAGAAAGTTCCAGGTGGTGGACGCAAGGCCTGCAGGCAGGTTCAAAGGACTGGACCCTGAGCCCAGAGACA acacagagCCAGGCCACATCCCCGGCTCCATCAGCATCCCCTTCAACTCCTTCTTGTCCCCATCCAGTCACTTCCTGCCTAAAGATCAACTCGAAGCTCTGTTTGCCCGAGCTGGCGTGGACCTCAGCCGTcctctgtgtgtcctgtgtggcTCGGCCGTGACTGCGTGCCATGTGGCGCTGGCGGCCCATGAATGCGGGCACCCTGGGGTGTCGGTGTACGATGGAGGGTGGTCCGAGTGGTACACCCGCGCTGTGCCGGAGAACGTCATATCTGAAGGAAGAGGGAAACATTTGTGA
- the atf4a gene encoding cyclic AMP-dependent transcription factor ATF-4: MTLSQLALEDVEALCLGPSFLMADPMGPLLDQDEEEALSPSSSLEGKAPASPPLSFSSYASSLSPYQTLSSPLSSASPPASPLPFTLSHSSFPGTKAGVDSLSLPWLGASDLLDAHIGADDVKDDSFAGMDWMSEKIDLSEFDLESLIGSCSSDESPSSPEDLLASLDSHMDLDLESFNTTTNSDSNNLGLELSLPSTPALPLELPLPEAAEASKMELFPEQEVVMKSEPPSPVPSPPPPSSPVCTLELGSEVDVLDAEKTATSITATIIPDPSGSIQTSSPIVLSLPTTGHIVVVLTNEEEPTLLALPDQSIKTSPPSSDCDSDSGIESGDGSPSRLPSPPPTPSPSAGSSRTKPYTKPEPNATPSPSAKVKSVSGAPKVVEKKLKKMEQNKTAATRYRQKKRSEQELLGSEMDDLEKRNHELKEKAESISREIQYLKDLMEEVRKHRRGKTSSAAQ, encoded by the exons ATGACACTCTCCCAGCTCGCCTTGGAGGACGTGGAGGCCCTGTGCTTAG GGCCCTCGTTTCTGATGGCTGACCCCATGGGGCCCCTTCTGGAccaggatgaagaagaagctctttctccctcctcctctctagagGGGAAGGCGCCAGCTTCGCcccctctgtctttctcctcCTACGCATCTTCCCTGTCTCCCTATCAGACCTTGTCCTCACCACTCTCTTCTGCATCCcctcctgcctctcctcttcctttcacTCTCTCCCATTCCTCCTTCCCGGGAACCAAGGCCGGAGTGGACTCACTGTCCCTCCCCTGGCTGGGTGCCAGCGACCTGCTCGATGCCCATATTGGAGCAGACGATGTCAAAG ATGACTCCTTCGCAGGCATGGACTGGATGTCGGAAAAAATCGACCTGAGCGAATTTGATTTGGAGTCTCTAATTGGCTCCTGCTCATCCGATGAGTCCCCCAGCTCCCCCGAGGATCTCCTGGCCTCCCTCGACTCCCACATGGATTTGGATCTAGAGTCCTTCAACACGACCACCAACTCTGACTCAAACAACCTGGGGCTGGAGCTCTCGCTGCCCAGCACCCCCGCTCTTCCTCTTGAGCTCCCTCTCCCTGAGGCAGCTGAGGCCAGCAAGATGGAGTTGTTTCCTGAACAGGAGGTTGTTATGAAGTCTGAGCCTCCCTCCCCggtcccctctcctcctccaccctcctctccAGTCTGCACACTGGAGCTGGGAAGTGAAGTGGATGTCCTTGATGCTGAGAAAACAGCAACATCCATCACAGCCACCATCATTCCAGATCCCAGCGGGAGCATTCAGACCAGCAGCCCCATCGTGCTGTCCCTCCCCACCACCGGCCACATCGTGGTGGTGCTCACCAACGAAGAAGAGCCCACCCTCTTGGCTCTCCCCGACCAGTCCATAAAGACCTCACCGCCATCGAGCGACTGCGACAGCGACTCTGGCATCGAGTCTGGCGACGGCTCGCCTTCTcgcctcccctcccctcctccaacCCCCTCTCCATCTGCTGGTTCCTCCAGGACCAAACCTTACACCAAACCAGAGCCCAACGCCACCCCCTCTCCCTCAGCAAAAGTCAAGTCCGTATCCGGTGCTCCTAAAGTAGTggagaagaagctgaagaagatGGAGCAGAACAAGACAGCTGCCACCCGCTACCGACAAAAGAAGAGGTCGGAGCAGGAGCTGCTCGGCTCCGAGATGGACGATCTGGAGAAGAGGAACCACGAGTTGAAGGAGAAGGCGGAGTCCATCAGCCGAGAGATCCAGTACCTGAAAGATCTGATGGAGGAAGTCCGTAAGCACCGACGTGGAAAGACCAGCTCGGCAGCTCAGTAa